The Terriglobus roseus region CGGTGCGAGGGCGTGCATCACGCACATTTTGCAGGAATTCGCTACGGTTGAAGCGGCGAGGGCTGGCGCTTATAGCCTGATTCATGCTTCTATTGTCGCAAGGCTGGATGAACCCTGCATGCACATACAGGGGTACACCTGAAGCGTTTTTGTGCTGGGTGCATCTATTCTTAAGCAGGAACGATCGCGAGACCCCCGCTAAGGCGGGTAATCCGGTCGAGCGAACATTCCCGGGAGAAGAGGCAAATCGATGGCAGGACAGTTTGTAACCGAAGTGAACGACGTGGACTTTGAACAGCAGGTGCTGAAGAGCGAGACGCCCGTCCTGGTGGACTTTTGGGCCACCTGGTGCGGACCCTGTCGAGCACTCGCCCCTGTCGTGGACCAGGTTGCCGGTGAGTACGAAGGCAAGATCAAGGTCATGAAGATGGACGTGGACCGCAACGCAGCCACGCCGGGCCGTTATGGCATCCGCGGTATCCCCGCGCTGCTGCTCTTCAAGGACGGCAAGGTAGCAGAGCAGATTGTTGGCTACGTGCCCAAGGACACCATCGACAAGACCATCGGCAAGGTACTCGCGTAAGCTGAGTCGCACGCCAAGAGGTTGCAGAAAAAGGCCCGGAGCAGATGCCCCGGGCCTTTCTGCGTTTGTAGTCGCGGTTTAGAACGAAGCGGCCTTTTCCCAATCGCTGAAAACGTATTCAGCAAGGCGCTTGCGGGAACGTGGCGAGGTCTCCGCGGCACGGTACTTCTCTGGAGCATCTTCCGGCTTGCCCAGATAGCCCAAGGCCCAGCAGGCACCTGCTTCAAAGTCGTCTGGCACACCGAACGATGCGCGAAGCGTCTCTTTGTCGAATCCGCCCATGCCGTGCGTGTGAATACCCATGGAGATGGCTTGCAGCGTAATCACTGCGGAAGCCGCACCTGTGTCGTGCAGGCAATAGGGATTGGGCTGGCTATTGCTGGAGAAGGTCTTCTTACCGAAACTGCAGTACAGTACCGGGGCTGACTGTGCCCAGGATTGGTTCGCCGGCACCAGAGCGTTGAAAATCTTCTTGTAGGTCTCGTCGCCCTTGCGGCCCACCAGAAAGCGCCACGGCTGTTCGTTGCTGCTGCTCGGAGCCCAGGCGGCGGCAGCAAAAATGCTCTTCAGATCGGCATCGGAGATGGACTTGTCCGCGAATGATCGAGGGCTCCAGCGAGCCAGAATCAGGTCATGAACAATTGCTTCCGGGGTACCGTGTTTCAGCTTTTCCAATGCGGGAAGGTCAGACATGGCTTTTTCCTTTTGAGGGCGAAGTGATTTCTGTTTGGATGTCGCGGACGATGGATGTGATGCGCGTCAGCTTATGGCGTGTGCGATGACCGATGAATGGCGCTTGCGATCTGCGCACAGCATGATTCAATGGTCTGTATGTCCGACATGTTGTTCGATGTGCTGGTGATAGGGGCAGGACCCACCGGGCTGGCGTGCGCCATTGATGCACAGAAGGAAGGCCTGCGCGTGGTTCTGGTGGACAAGGGGTGTCTGTGCAACAGCCTCTTCCATTACCCGGCGCATATGACGTTTTTTACCACGCCGGAGTTACTGGAGATTGGCAATATGCCCTTCAGCAGCCCCAACCAGAAGCCCACACGCAGTGAGGCGCTGGAGTATTACCGCAAGGTGGCAGAGCATTACGCTCTGGATGTGCGGCAGTACCATCACGTGGACCGTGTGAGCGGCACAGACGGCGATTTCACCGTCCACACCACAGATCGTTTTGGACGCGGTCAGGACTTCCACGCGAAGAAGCTGATCGTCTCCACGGGCTATTACGATCTGCCGAACTACCTCGGCCTCCCAGGCGAAGACCTCAACAAGGTTCATCACTACTACGACGAGCCACACCCGTACTACGGGCTGAATGTACTGGTAATCGGTGGCAAGAACTCCGCAGCGATTGCGGCGCTGGATCTGTGGCGCCACGGCGCGAAGGTGACGCTGGTGCATCGCGGCGAAGCCATGCACCGCCACGTGAAGTACTGGATTCTGCCTGATATCAAAAACCGCATTGCAAATGGCGAAATTACCGCGTATTTTGCGTCAACTGTGAAGCAGATTGCGGAAGACACCGTTACGCTGAATACACCGGAAGGTGAAATTACCCTTGCGAATGACTTCGTGTTTGCACTCACGGGATACCACCCGGACTTCGAATTCCTGGAACGCATGGGTGTCACGCTTGACCCGAACAACAGCCGTTGCCCGGTTTGCAATGTGAACACCTTGGAGTCAAACGTAAAGGGAATCTACATGGCCGGCGTTGTCGTTGCAGGAGAACGCACCAACGAAATCTTCATTGAAAATGGCCGCTTCCATGGCGCTCTCATTGCGCGGGACCTGGCTGGCAAATTACTTGGCAAGTCGTAACAGGAAAGGGAACGAAGAACGATGATGCGCTGGGCGCCGAAGACGATCATGGGGCAGTTGATCGCCGGTACGTTGTTGGTGCAGCTCGTCGTGTTCGGCGTCTTCCTGAGCTTCAGCGTGCGTGATCAGTTCCGCGAAAGCCGGGAACGCGATCGTGTCCGGCTACAGCGGCAAAGTACCATCATCGCCGCGTCGCTGGCAGAGCCGATGCAGCAGCACAACGACGAGATGATCGACGATGTGATGCACGAACTGCCCATCGCTGCTTCGTTAAAAGGCGTTCGCGTGACGGATGTACACGGCACGGTCCTGCGTAACACCAGCGACGAATTGCCGATGCAGCTTTCAGACCGCGAACAGAAGCTGCTACCAAAACTGCTTTCTGGCCGTAAGTATCTCCGCGTGATGTCTGATCAAGGCAACGAGGAAGGCGCACAGCCGATCGTCTCGGACGGATTGGTGCGCGGCATCCTCTGGGTCACGCAAGACTCTGCGCTCACCATGAACACGCCCAAGCGCGTGCTGCAAAGCCTGTTGATCTACTTTCCGTTTGCGCTGCTGGGCAATGTGTTGCTGGTATGGGCGCTGACCGCCACGCTGGCCCAGCCGCTGCGTCAACTGCGCCGTGCCACTTTGCAATTGCGTAACGATCCCAACGACCTGTCAGCGTTCCCGTTATCGGTTCCGGTGGTGGCTGCACAAAACGAAGCAGGCGCGCTGCTCAACAGCTTCAACGGCATGGTGAATGAGATTGCGCGTCAGCGTCGTGGCACTCAGGAAACGTTGAACCTGTTGGACGCCATGCTCCGCACTGCTCCAATTGGCTTTGCGTTTTACGACCGAGACTATCGCTACATCCGCATCAACGATCGCTTGGCAAAGATGCACGGCGTGCGACTGGAGCAACACCTCGGCCGCCGTCTGCGTGATCTGCTTCCCGCAGCCGAAGGAGAGGTCAACTCATTGGCGCTGGAGTCGGAACAGCTTGTAGAACAGGTCTTCCGCACCGGAGAAGGCATCGCCGAACAAGAGCTCAGCGGCGAAGCGGTGGGCGACACCTATCCGCGAATTTGGCTTGCAAGTTACTTCCCAGTGTTCATTGGCGAAGAAGTCCGTTGGGTGGGCGTTATCGTCACTGAAGTAACGGAGCGCCGACACGCGGAAGAAGCCATGCGTCGCAGTGAGAAGCTCGCAATCGCCGGACGGCTTGCGTCTTCCATCGCGCACGAAATCAACACTCCGTTAGAAGCCGTAACGAACGCGCTCTATCTTCTGCGCAACAACCCATCGCTCGACGTACAGGCGCAGGATTGGGTGGCGCTGGCGCAGACAGAATTGGAACGCGTCGGAGAGATCACGCAACAAACGCTGCGGTTTCATCGCCAGTCCTCAATCGCCACAGACATTGAGGTGACGGAGATGTTGCGCAGCGTGTTGCTCCTGCACACCGCGAAGTTGCGGTCGGCGAAGGTACAGACGGAGCTGCGGCTGGAAGAACAGGCGCTCCTGTTTGGCTACGCGGGAGAGCTCCGCCAGCTCTTTGCAAACCTCGTTGGTAATGCGATTGACGCGATGCCACAAGGCGGCCGTCTCTTCATTCGCGCGCGCACCATGCGCCACAATGACAGAAGGGGCGTTCGCGTCACGATTGCGGACGAGGGGATGGGAATGTCGAACGCTGTGCGGCGTCGCATCTTCGAGCCTTTCTTTACCACCAAGGACGCCAGCGGCACGGGGCTTGGCTTGTGGGTCAGTGCGGAGATACTGGAGAAGCATCACGGAGACATGCTGGTGCGCAGTCGTCAGGCAAAATATCGTGGCGATGCCTCTGGCACAGTGTTCTCGCTGTTCTTCCCGTGGGATGGCGTGCCACGCGGCCCGCGCATCGTGCAATCATCCGCCCAAGTGCTTGCGGATCATCTCGTCTAAACGCTTGCAACGTAAACGTGCATAGAAAAGCCCGCCATTGGCGGGCTTTTCTATGAGGCAAAGAGTAATTACGGCTTCTGCGGCGCTTCCAGCTCAGGAGCCACTTTGGTTCCTTCCTGTACTGCATCCGACGGTGACAGGATCACATGATCGCCCTTTTCCAGTCCGCTGAGGATCTCCACACTGGTGCCGTAGTCGCGGCCAAGTACAACGCTGTGGAGGTGCGCAACGTTGTTCCCGTCCACGGTGTATGCCTGCGGCCCAGCGGTACGAACAACCAGGGCATTGCCTGGCAGCAGGACCGGCGGACGCGAATTCTTCACAGCGAAAGTCACCGTCGCAAACATGCCGGGAAGAATCTTGTTATCGGTGTTTGGCAGATCGATTTCCGTCAGCAGCGTGCGCGACGCCGGATCAATCGAAGTGGACGAACGTGTGATGGTGCCGGAGTAAACGTGGCCCGGAAGCTCGCGGAAGGTTACCTGCGCCGTGGATGCACTCAAGGCATCCGGTGCATTGCTCTGCGGCACATTCGCGAAGACGCGAACCATGCCTGACTGCGCAATCGTGAAGAGCTGCGTCACGCTGTTGGCAGAACCGGAAGTGATCAACGATCCGTTGTCGATAGAACGTGACAGGATCACACCGGTAAACGGAGCCACCACGCGCGAGAACGAAGCCTGTTCTTCCAGCGACCGTACATTCGCTTCACCTGCTGCGATGTTTGCCTTGGCCGCTTCCACGGTTGCATCATTCGCGCCTGACTGAGCGTTGTAGTTGTCCAACGCCTCCTGCGAAATAACGCCTTCCTGGTGAAGCTGCTGGCCGCGCGTATTGTTCAGCGTTGAGAGCTTCGCATTCGCCTGTGCCTGCAGTAGCTGCGCCTTCAACTGAAGCAGGGCGGCGCGTGCCTGACGCAGTGATTGCTCGGTCTGCGGATCTTCAATGGTCGCGAGCAACTGTCCGGCCTTTACGTGGTCGCCAATGTCCACATAGCGCTTGGAGATGTAACCCGAAGTACGTGCGTAAATGGGAGTCTGTGCAAACGCCTGTACCGTGCCGGGCAGTTCCAGTTTGCTGCTGGGCTGTCCTAGACCTACGGCCACAACGGCAACGGGCGGTGGCCCGGAGACATCGCGTGCGCGGTCTTCCAGGTCATTTTGATGATGCAGCTTCGGAATTAGAAAGGCGACGCCGACAACCGCAAGCAGAAGGAATCCACCCGCTGCGGCGACAAAAGGACCTTTGCCCGTGGGTTGTTGAATGGTGGCGGAATGCCCGGTCATTGCCGGATCCTGTGCGATGTTCTGGGCCATGCTCAGCGGGCTCCTTCAAACGTGTTGCGGTGGCAGTTCAAATAGGTTGAAAGCTGTTCAGCGTTACGCATGGGAAAACTCCTCTTCGGGCTCCGGCAACTCTTCCGTCTGGAGGTGGCTAGGAACCTTCTTGCGCAGCAGAGAATAGAAGATAGGAACGATGACAAGCGTTGTCGCGGTGGCCACCAGCAGGCCGCCAATTACGGCGCGTCCTAGCGGAGCATTCTGTTCGCCGCCTTCGCCCATGCCCAACGACATGGGAAGCATGCCCAGGATCATGGCCAGCGCGGTCATCATGACAGGACGCAGACGTGTGAAGCCCGCAGCTGATGCAGCCTGAATACTGTTCAGGCCCAGTGATCGCTGATCGTTGGCAAAGGTCACCATCAGGATGGAGTTTGCCGTTGCCACACCGATGGTCATGATGGTTCCCATAAGCGACGGCACAGAGAAGGTAGTACCGCTTAGGAACAGCATCCACAGAATGCCGCAGGCGGCGCCCGGCAGAGCCATCAGGATGATGAACGGATCAAGCCAGCTCTGGAAGTTGACCACCATCAGCAGGTACACCAGCAGAACCGCGAAGATCATGCCCAGGCCGAGTCCTGTAAAGCTGTCCTGCATGCTCTTTACCTGACCGCGCACCGTAATGGTTGCGCCCTTGGACAGCTTGCCGCTCTGCACCGTGTAGGTCTTCAGCACCTTCTGGATGTCGCGGTTCACACCGCCCAGATCACGGCCCTGAACGCTGGAATACACGTCATATACCGGCTGAACGTTGTAGTGGTTTGTGATTGCCGGGCTTGCACCATGCTGGATCTGAGCCAGGTTGGAAAGGAACTGCGATGCCCCCACCGGCGGCGCACCAGCATTGGTGGCTCCCTGCGTTGTGGTCGTGCCGTTGGAGATAGGCAGATTGTTCAATTTATCTACAGAATCCAGCGTCGTGGGCGGCACCTGTACCACCACGGTGTAGTTCACACCGTTCTTCGGGCTGAGCCAGTAGTTTGGCGCTGCGATACCTGATCCTGAGAGCGCTGTCAGCATGCTGCCCGCAACGTTCTGCTCGGTCATGTTCAGCAACTGTGCGCGCGAGCGATCCACGTTGACACGCAACTCCGGCGCATACATCACCTGGTGAACGTGAGCATCCACCACGCCCGGAATCTTTGCAATGTCCGCACGAATCGCCTGAGCCGTCGCGTAGTTGGCATCGGCCAGACGTCCGCTCACCTGAATGTCAATCGGAGCAGGCAGGCCAAAGTTCAGGATCTGGTTCACAATGTCCGAAGCCTGGAAAAAGAACGTGGTCTGCGGGAATTGTTTGCGCAGTGTCTCACGCAGCTTCTCGCGATAAAGCGCAGTGGGCTTATGCTTTTCCTGATTCAGCGAGACAAGAATCTCGCCGTCCTGCACGTCTGTGAGGGCGCCGTCACCAAAGGCCAGATTGAATGCGCCATTTGGCGTTCCGATGTTATCCAGAATGCCGTCCAGCTCGTTCGCCGGAATGGTCGCACGGATGACATCCTCCACCTGGGCAAAGATGGCTTCCGTCGCTTCCAGACGTGTTCCGGGAGCAGTGCGAACATGCAGCCGGAAGCTTCCCGCGTCCACGTCCGGGAAGAAGTCCTGACCGATGAACGGCAACAGGCAGGCGGACAGCACGATGAACAGGCCGAAGCAACCAAGCGAAAAGCCAGGATGCACCAGCGCCCAATCCAGCAAACGCTGGTACCGCGATCGCAACGCCTCGAACACGCGGTTAAAGGCAAAGTGCGTACGCCAGATAAACCCCAGCCCGCGCATCTTCTCATCAACCGCTGCCTGCTCTTCCGCAGACAGGGGATGGTCGCCATGGGACGCTTCCGCCAGCGAGTAAACATCCACTTCCTTCGCCAGCAGGAACTTCACCATGGTGGGCACCAGCGTTCGCGACAGGAAGTACGAAGCCATCATGGCGAAAACCACCGCCATGCCCAGCGGCACAAACAGGCTCTTGGCTGCGCCGGTCAGGAAGACCACCGGAACAAACACAATGCATATTGCCAGTGTGGAAACGAATGCCGGAACCGCAATTTGCGCAGCGCCGTCCAGGATGGCAGGTTCAATTTCCTTGCCCAGTCCCAGGTTGCGGTGGATGTTTTCAATTTCCACCGTAGCGTCGTCGACCAGGATGCCGACCGCCAATCCCAATCCGCCCAGTGTCATGGTGTTCAGCGTCTGCCCCAGGAACTTCAGGCAGATCACCGACACCAGGATCGACAACGGGATCGACACCGCGATGATCACCGTCGAGCGCCATGATCCAAGGAAGAGCAGGATCATGATGGCGGTCAGGCCAGCGGCAATGGCGGCTTCCTTCACCACGCCTTCCAGCGCCGCACGCACAAAGATCGACTGGTCAAACAGGATGCGGATTTCCGGCGCTGGCGGCGGCACATTCGCCAGAATGCGCGGGAGCACCTCTTTCACCTTTGCCACGATGTCCAGCGTCGACGACGAGGAAGCCTTCAGAATCGTCATCAGCACGGCGCGTTGGCCGTTGTAGCGAACGATGGATTGCTGTGGAGCAGAACCCTCGTGAACTGTCGCCACATCGCGCATGTACACGGTCGCACCGTTGACCTGCTTGATGGGAATGTCGTTCAACTGCGCGGCAATCTGTGGCGAGGCATTCGTACGGACCACGTAGTCGCGGTCCTGAATCTTGATGTCGCCTGCGGGCAGAATCAGATTCTGCGCAGTCAGCGCATTCACCACGTCCTGCGGCGAAAGTCCCTTCGCATACAGCGCGGAGGGATCGAGGTCCACGGCCACCTGGCGGATACGTCCGCCGTACGGCTGCGGCACCTGCGCGCCCTGCACGGTCGCCAACTGCGTACGGATGAACTGCGAACCCACGTCGAACAGTTCGCTCTCTGACAACTTATTCGACGAAGCGACCGCCTGCAGAATCGGCACGTTCGAAGCGGAGAACTGCAGAATGAACGGCGGCGTGGTGCCCGGCGGCAGGATACGCAGAATCGTCTGGTTGACGGCCGTTACCTGCGCCACCGCGGCTTCCACCTTCACGCCCGGCTGGAAGAAGATCTTGATGATGGAGATGCCGTTAACCGACTGCGACTCAAGGTGCTCAATGTCGTTTACGGTCGTCGTCATGGCGCGTTCACTGATCGTCGTGAAGCGCTTCTCCATCTCATCCGGACTGGTGCCGCTATAGCTCCACACCACGGTGACGACGGGAATGTCGATGGTGGGGAAAATGTCCGTGGACATGGTCTCAATGGAGACAATGCCAAGCACAAGGATCAGCACGCTCATCACCACGAAGGTGTAGGGGCGCCGAAGGGCAAGGCGGACAATCCACATGAAGGACAGCTCCGAAAGGAAAAACGTGCGTTAGAGAAATGCGGGGAATACCGCTAGGCACCATTGTGCCAAATTTGCAGGGACCTTGCGGGAGTTTCCTTAGTGTTTTCTCTAGACGAACGAGTCAGTACTTACGACTCAAGCCGTTTTGCGACAT contains the following coding sequences:
- a CDS encoding YpdA family putative bacillithiol disulfide reductase; protein product: MSDMLFDVLVIGAGPTGLACAIDAQKEGLRVVLVDKGCLCNSLFHYPAHMTFFTTPELLEIGNMPFSSPNQKPTRSEALEYYRKVAEHYALDVRQYHHVDRVSGTDGDFTVHTTDRFGRGQDFHAKKLIVSTGYYDLPNYLGLPGEDLNKVHHYYDEPHPYYGLNVLVIGGKNSAAIAALDLWRHGAKVTLVHRGEAMHRHVKYWILPDIKNRIANGEITAYFASTVKQIAEDTVTLNTPEGEITLANDFVFALTGYHPDFEFLERMGVTLDPNNSRCPVCNVNTLESNVKGIYMAGVVVAGERTNEIFIENGRFHGALIARDLAGKLLGKS
- a CDS encoding efflux RND transporter periplasmic adaptor subunit, which encodes MAQNIAQDPAMTGHSATIQQPTGKGPFVAAAGGFLLLAVVGVAFLIPKLHHQNDLEDRARDVSGPPPVAVVAVGLGQPSSKLELPGTVQAFAQTPIYARTSGYISKRYVDIGDHVKAGQLLATIEDPQTEQSLRQARAALLQLKAQLLQAQANAKLSTLNNTRGQQLHQEGVISQEALDNYNAQSGANDATVEAAKANIAAGEANVRSLEEQASFSRVVAPFTGVILSRSIDNGSLITSGSANSVTQLFTIAQSGMVRVFANVPQSNAPDALSASTAQVTFRELPGHVYSGTITRSSTSIDPASRTLLTEIDLPNTDNKILPGMFATVTFAVKNSRPPVLLPGNALVVRTAGPQAYTVDGNNVAHLHSVVLGRDYGTSVEILSGLEKGDHVILSPSDAVQEGTKVAPELEAPQKP
- a CDS encoding efflux RND transporter permease subunit: MWIVRLALRRPYTFVVMSVLILVLGIVSIETMSTDIFPTIDIPVVTVVWSYSGTSPDEMEKRFTTISERAMTTTVNDIEHLESQSVNGISIIKIFFQPGVKVEAAVAQVTAVNQTILRILPPGTTPPFILQFSASNVPILQAVASSNKLSESELFDVGSQFIRTQLATVQGAQVPQPYGGRIRQVAVDLDPSALYAKGLSPQDVVNALTAQNLILPAGDIKIQDRDYVVRTNASPQIAAQLNDIPIKQVNGATVYMRDVATVHEGSAPQQSIVRYNGQRAVLMTILKASSSSTLDIVAKVKEVLPRILANVPPPAPEIRILFDQSIFVRAALEGVVKEAAIAAGLTAIMILLFLGSWRSTVIIAVSIPLSILVSVICLKFLGQTLNTMTLGGLGLAVGILVDDATVEIENIHRNLGLGKEIEPAILDGAAQIAVPAFVSTLAICIVFVPVVFLTGAAKSLFVPLGMAVVFAMMASYFLSRTLVPTMVKFLLAKEVDVYSLAEASHGDHPLSAEEQAAVDEKMRGLGFIWRTHFAFNRVFEALRSRYQRLLDWALVHPGFSLGCFGLFIVLSACLLPFIGQDFFPDVDAGSFRLHVRTAPGTRLEATEAIFAQVEDVIRATIPANELDGILDNIGTPNGAFNLAFGDGALTDVQDGEILVSLNQEKHKPTALYREKLRETLRKQFPQTTFFFQASDIVNQILNFGLPAPIDIQVSGRLADANYATAQAIRADIAKIPGVVDAHVHQVMYAPELRVNVDRSRAQLLNMTEQNVAGSMLTALSGSGIAAPNYWLSPKNGVNYTVVVQVPPTTLDSVDKLNNLPISNGTTTTQGATNAGAPPVGASQFLSNLAQIQHGASPAITNHYNVQPVYDVYSSVQGRDLGGVNRDIQKVLKTYTVQSGKLSKGATITVRGQVKSMQDSFTGLGLGMIFAVLLVYLLMVVNFQSWLDPFIILMALPGAACGILWMLFLSGTTFSVPSLMGTIMTIGVATANSILMVTFANDQRSLGLNSIQAASAAGFTRLRPVMMTALAMILGMLPMSLGMGEGGEQNAPLGRAVIGGLLVATATTLVIVPIFYSLLRKKVPSHLQTEELPEPEEEFSHA
- the trxA gene encoding thioredoxin; its protein translation is MAGQFVTEVNDVDFEQQVLKSETPVLVDFWATWCGPCRALAPVVDQVAGEYEGKIKVMKMDVDRNAATPGRYGIRGIPALLLFKDGKVAEQIVGYVPKDTIDKTIGKVLA
- a CDS encoding sensor histidine kinase, whose amino-acid sequence is MMRWAPKTIMGQLIAGTLLVQLVVFGVFLSFSVRDQFRESRERDRVRLQRQSTIIAASLAEPMQQHNDEMIDDVMHELPIAASLKGVRVTDVHGTVLRNTSDELPMQLSDREQKLLPKLLSGRKYLRVMSDQGNEEGAQPIVSDGLVRGILWVTQDSALTMNTPKRVLQSLLIYFPFALLGNVLLVWALTATLAQPLRQLRRATLQLRNDPNDLSAFPLSVPVVAAQNEAGALLNSFNGMVNEIARQRRGTQETLNLLDAMLRTAPIGFAFYDRDYRYIRINDRLAKMHGVRLEQHLGRRLRDLLPAAEGEVNSLALESEQLVEQVFRTGEGIAEQELSGEAVGDTYPRIWLASYFPVFIGEEVRWVGVIVTEVTERRHAEEAMRRSEKLAIAGRLASSIAHEINTPLEAVTNALYLLRNNPSLDVQAQDWVALAQTELERVGEITQQTLRFHRQSSIATDIEVTEMLRSVLLLHTAKLRSAKVQTELRLEEQALLFGYAGELRQLFANLVGNAIDAMPQGGRLFIRARTMRHNDRRGVRVTIADEGMGMSNAVRRRIFEPFFTTKDASGTGLGLWVSAEILEKHHGDMLVRSRQAKYRGDASGTVFSLFFPWDGVPRGPRIVQSSAQVLADHLV
- a CDS encoding nitroreductase family protein, coding for MSDLPALEKLKHGTPEAIVHDLILARWSPRSFADKSISDADLKSIFAAAAWAPSSSNEQPWRFLVGRKGDETYKKIFNALVPANQSWAQSAPVLYCSFGKKTFSSNSQPNPYCLHDTGAASAVITLQAISMGIHTHGMGGFDKETLRASFGVPDDFEAGACWALGYLGKPEDAPEKYRAAETSPRSRKRLAEYVFSDWEKAASF